A region of Deltaproteobacteria bacterium DNA encodes the following proteins:
- a CDS encoding CoB--CoM heterodisulfide reductase iron-sulfur subunit A family protein, giving the protein MSRTGVFVCHCGTNISATVDVVKVAEEMKNQPGVVYTEDYKFMCSAPGQGKLKEIIEENKLDSVVIAACSPHMHEKTFRNASEAAGLNAFKVEMANIREQCSWVHPDKAEGTVKSLDLTKKMIEKVRNNEELEKITMPVTKRALIVGGGIAGIQAALDIAASGTEVVIVEKSSSLGGHMIQLSETFPTLDCSQCIMTPKMVEASLNPNIKIYTYAEVEALDGFVGNFRLRIRKKAKSVIEDECTGCGICIEKCPKKVPNPFEMGLGMTKSISVPFPQAVPNVPVIDRDSCIYYKTGKCRVCEKVCGPKCIDFEQKDEIIYEDVGAIVVATGYDTMPLDKFGEYGYGKFKDVIDGLTFERMASAAGYTAGEIQRPSDGKVPETVVFIQCVGSRDESKGVSYCSKICCMYSAKHTMLYRHKVHHGKAHVFYMDIRAGGKNYEEFVRRAIEEDGAQYHRGRVSRVYEREGKLIVKGADTISGKPLTIEADMVVLATAMTARKGADKLAQTLGISYDKYQFYSESHPKLRPVETNTAGIFLAGACQGPKDVPESVAQGSAAASKVLGLLSQETLQREPITAEVNEANCIACFDCLNICPYGAITSKEIKDRDGNLIKEVAEVNPGVCMGCGLCNAACRSKTIELRGFLDSQIFAEINSLAA; this is encoded by the coding sequence ATGTCTAGAACAGGTGTATTTGTTTGTCATTGTGGAACTAATATATCTGCGACGGTTGATGTTGTAAAAGTCGCGGAAGAGATGAAAAATCAACCCGGTGTTGTCTATACGGAAGATTACAAGTTCATGTGCTCCGCACCGGGGCAGGGGAAGCTGAAGGAGATTATAGAAGAAAATAAACTCGATAGTGTTGTCATTGCGGCTTGCTCACCTCATATGCATGAAAAAACCTTCCGAAACGCTTCTGAGGCGGCAGGTCTTAACGCATTTAAAGTTGAAATGGCAAACATCAGGGAGCAATGCTCATGGGTTCACCCTGACAAGGCTGAAGGGACGGTAAAGTCGCTTGACCTGACCAAAAAGATGATTGAGAAAGTCAGGAACAATGAAGAATTAGAAAAGATTACTATGCCTGTTACCAAAAGGGCACTCATTGTTGGCGGTGGAATTGCCGGAATCCAGGCAGCTCTTGACATTGCTGCATCAGGAACTGAAGTTGTTATTGTTGAAAAGTCCAGCTCCCTCGGTGGGCATATGATTCAGCTTTCAGAGACCTTTCCTACGCTCGATTGTTCACAGTGCATTATGACGCCAAAAATGGTAGAGGCCTCTCTCAATCCGAACATCAAGATTTATACCTATGCTGAAGTTGAAGCGCTTGATGGATTTGTTGGCAACTTCAGATTACGCATTAGAAAAAAAGCAAAAAGTGTTATAGAAGATGAATGTACCGGATGCGGTATATGCATCGAAAAATGTCCTAAAAAAGTTCCCAATCCATTTGAGATGGGTTTGGGTATGACTAAATCCATCTCTGTTCCCTTTCCTCAGGCTGTTCCAAATGTTCCTGTTATTGACAGGGATAGCTGTATTTATTACAAGACTGGAAAGTGCCGGGTCTGTGAAAAAGTGTGTGGACCTAAATGTATCGACTTTGAACAAAAAGATGAGATTATCTATGAAGATGTAGGCGCCATAGTTGTAGCTACCGGTTATGATACCATGCCTCTCGATAAGTTTGGAGAGTACGGTTATGGAAAATTTAAAGATGTAATTGATGGTCTAACCTTTGAAAGAATGGCTAGTGCTGCCGGATATACGGCAGGCGAAATTCAGAGGCCTTCTGATGGAAAGGTTCCCGAAACGGTCGTATTTATCCAGTGTGTCGGGTCAAGAGATGAGAGTAAAGGCGTCAGTTACTGTTCAAAAATTTGCTGTATGTACTCAGCTAAACATACCATGCTTTATAGACATAAGGTTCATCATGGTAAAGCCCATGTCTTCTATATGGATATCAGAGCTGGTGGAAAAAACTATGAAGAGTTTGTAAGACGTGCAATAGAAGAGGATGGTGCTCAGTATCATAGAGGGAGAGTTTCGAGAGTATATGAAAGAGAGGGTAAGCTCATTGTTAAGGGCGCTGATACAATTAGCGGAAAGCCACTCACAATAGAAGCCGATATGGTCGTTCTTGCAACAGCTATGACGGCCAGAAAAGGCGCTGATAAACTAGCTCAGACTCTAGGTATTTCTTACGATAAATATCAATTCTATTCTGAGTCTCATCCAAAACTGAGACCTGTTGAAACAAATACGGCGGGAATTTTCCTTGCTGGTGCATGTCAAGGGCCGAAAGACGTCCCTGAAAGTGTTGCTCAGGGCTCGGCTGCTGCATCAAAGGTTCTTGGTCTTCTTTCTCAGGAAACTCTACAAAGAGAACCTATTACAGCAGAGGTTAATGAGGCTAATTGTATCGCATGTTTTGATTGTTTGAATATTTGTCCCTATGGAGCGATTACATCGAAGGAAATAAAAGATAGGGATGGCAACCTTATTAAAGAAGTTGCCGAGGTGAATCCCGGTGTATGTATGGGATGTGGGCTATGCAATGCTGCATGCAGATCAAAAACAATTGAGCTTAGAGGCTTTTTGGATTCGCAGATATTTGCAGAAATTAACTCACTGGCGGCCTAA
- a CDS encoding CoB--CoM heterodisulfide reductase iron-sulfur subunit B family protein produces MMNIPYYPGCTLNTNAKDLQQCAEYSAQALGFSMVELTDWNCCGASLPLTDNSSMGYAGPANVLINAKEEGTKEGNEDKLTTLCAVCYNVLKRTNYAFNNDNNKLDTVNSLLETDYKGDTNVLHYLEVLRDEIGYDKVKEKVTTQLKGLKVAPYYGCFLLRPHNEVGLDDPYSPTIFEGLLETLGCEVVDFSHKGECCGSYSAMTNPENVANCSFGVVESAVAAGADIIATTCPLCQFNLDGNQVKQKSHFGDLDEMPIIYFTQLLSIALGKDINSISFDSNSISPLPLLKEKGFV; encoded by the coding sequence ATGATGAATATTCCATACTATCCCGGATGTACATTAAATACGAATGCAAAGGACCTTCAGCAATGTGCTGAATATTCGGCCCAGGCTCTCGGTTTTTCAATGGTTGAACTGACCGATTGGAATTGCTGCGGTGCTTCATTGCCACTTACTGACAATAGTTCCATGGGTTATGCCGGTCCTGCTAATGTACTCATAAATGCGAAAGAAGAAGGAACTAAAGAGGGCAACGAAGATAAGTTGACTACTCTCTGCGCCGTTTGCTACAACGTCCTGAAGAGGACTAACTATGCATTTAACAATGATAATAATAAGCTCGATACTGTAAACTCCCTGTTGGAAACAGATTACAAAGGGGATACCAATGTCCTTCATTATCTCGAAGTATTAAGAGATGAGATTGGCTACGATAAGGTTAAAGAAAAGGTAACTACTCAGTTGAAGGGATTAAAAGTAGCTCCATATTATGGATGTTTTCTTTTGAGACCACATAATGAAGTTGGCCTTGATGATCCTTATTCTCCGACAATATTTGAGGGTCTTCTTGAAACTCTCGGTTGTGAAGTTGTTGATTTTAGTCATAAGGGTGAATGTTGCGGCTCTTACAGTGCAATGACTAATCCTGAAAATGTTGCCAACTGTTCTTTTGGTGTTGTTGAATCTGCAGTCGCCGCTGGTGCTGATATTATTGCAACAACCTGCCCCTTATGTCAGTTCAATCTCGATGGAAACCAGGTTAAACAGAAGTCCCACTTTGGTGATCTCGATGAAATGCCCATTATTTACTTCACTCAGCTTTTAAGTATTGCTCTTGGAAAAGATATTAATAGCATTTCCTTTGATTCAAACAGTATAAGTCCGTTACCTCTTTTAAAAGAAAAAGGGTTCGTGTAA
- a CDS encoding 4Fe-4S dicluster domain-containing protein, which produces MSADGHHEVAKDEYIAQIEELSGEDVSKCYQCGKCTAGCPMAEKMDLPPSMVMRYMQLELSDDLKKATSRWDCVGCLVCGSRCPKFCNPGAVMEALRMEDMRSGNRDEVIEKLPVNFVKNAPQQAIVSGFRKYVP; this is translated from the coding sequence ATGAGTGCTGACGGTCACCATGAAGTAGCAAAAGACGAATACATTGCACAAATTGAAGAGCTCAGTGGGGAAGATGTAAGCAAGTGTTACCAGTGCGGTAAATGTACGGCTGGTTGCCCTATGGCTGAGAAGATGGATCTACCTCCTTCAATGGTTATGAGGTATATGCAGTTAGAATTGTCCGATGATTTGAAAAAAGCGACTTCCAGGTGGGATTGTGTCGGTTGTCTTGTTTGTGGAAGCAGGTGTCCCAAGTTTTGTAATCCCGGTGCCGTTATGGAAGCACTCAGGATGGAAGATATGCGCAGTGGAAACAGGGATGAAGTCATCGAAAAGCTTCCTGTCAATTTTGTTAAAAATGCACCGCAGCAGGCAATCGTGAGCGGTTTTAGAAAGTACGTACCATAA
- a CDS encoding Fe-S-containing hydro-lyase, which yields MEGMKKLTTPLSDADVESLKVGDKVSLTGVIYTGRDAAHKRLVELLDEGKELPFDPKGQIIYYVGPAPAKPGKPIGSAGPTTSYRMDAYTPRLIEVGLKGMIGKGSRSAEVVDSMKKHKAVYFAAVGGAAALIAKRIISKELVAYEDLGPEAIFRLEVEDFPVLVANDVTGEDLYKKGVDSYRRD from the coding sequence ATGGAAGGAATGAAGAAGCTGACTACACCTCTTAGTGATGCCGATGTGGAATCTCTGAAAGTTGGTGATAAAGTATCACTTACCGGTGTTATTTATACAGGCAGGGATGCTGCACATAAACGCCTCGTGGAGCTTTTAGATGAAGGAAAAGAACTTCCTTTTGATCCAAAGGGACAGATCATATATTATGTGGGTCCTGCACCGGCCAAGCCGGGTAAACCAATAGGTTCTGCCGGACCAACAACGAGTTACAGGATGGATGCCTATACACCCAGATTGATTGAAGTCGGTCTCAAAGGGATGATAGGAAAAGGATCAAGGTCAGCCGAAGTTGTAGATTCAATGAAAAAGCATAAGGCTGTTTATTTTGCAGCTGTTGGTGGAGCGGCTGCGCTTATAGCAAAAAGAATTATAAGTAAAGAACTTGTAGCCTATGAAGATTTGGGTCCTGAGGCTATTTTCAGACTTGAAGTAGAGGATTTTCCCGTGTTAGTTGCTAATGATGTGACCGGAGAAGATCTTTACAAAAAGGGAGTTGACTCCTACAGGAGGGATTAA
- a CDS encoding fumarate hydratase codes for MRTITASDITPLVKEMCMSANFDLGDDVLDAFRNGLEREESHAGKAVLEQLLENSRIAREERSPMCQDTGFAVFFLELGRDLHIDGDIYSAINEGVRQGYEEGFLRKSIVSHPINRVNTKDNTPAIIHIEIVPGDKLKVTFAPKGGGSENMSSLKMLKPSDGIEGVKDFVVDAVKKAGPNPCPPIIVGVGLGGTFEKAPYLAKKALLRHVGERSSVPEDAKLEEDLEGLIGDLGIGPMGFGGRVTALSVQVESHPCHIASLPVAVNIQCHAARHKEVVI; via the coding sequence ATGAGAACAATAACAGCTTCTGATATTACCCCCCTTGTAAAAGAAATGTGCATGTCAGCCAACTTTGATTTGGGTGATGATGTGCTCGATGCATTCAGGAATGGTCTTGAAAGAGAAGAGTCCCATGCCGGGAAAGCCGTTCTTGAACAACTCTTAGAAAATTCACGTATAGCCAGAGAAGAAAGATCGCCCATGTGCCAGGATACGGGCTTCGCCGTATTCTTCCTGGAACTTGGGAGAGACTTGCATATTGACGGTGATATTTACTCTGCCATTAATGAAGGTGTAAGACAGGGCTATGAAGAGGGGTTTCTTAGAAAGTCAATCGTTTCTCATCCTATCAATCGTGTAAATACCAAAGATAATACGCCTGCCATCATTCATATCGAAATCGTTCCCGGTGACAAACTGAAGGTTACTTTTGCTCCCAAAGGTGGTGGAAGTGAAAATATGAGTTCTCTCAAAATGCTTAAACCTTCTGACGGTATTGAAGGTGTTAAAGATTTTGTTGTCGATGCCGTAAAAAAGGCAGGACCCAATCCATGTCCTCCTATTATAGTGGGCGTTGGACTTGGTGGTACCTTTGAAAAGGCGCCCTATCTTGCAAAAAAAGCGCTTCTTCGCCACGTAGGTGAGAGGAGTTCAGTCCCTGAAGATGCGAAGCTTGAAGAAGACCTTGAAGGACTCATCGGTGATCTTGGTATAGGTCCCATGGGGTTCGGCGGAAGAGTGACTGCGCTTTCTGTTCAGGTAGAAAGTCATCCCTGCCATATCGCTTCTCTTCCCGTCGCTGTTAATATTCAATGCCATGCTGCTCGTCATAAGGAGGTTGTCATCTGA
- the mdh gene encoding malate dehydrogenase: MGRKKITVVGAGHVGAHCALWAATKELGDVVLVDIADGLPQGVGLDLAETGPVEGFDSIIVGTNGYEETAESDVVIITAGLARKPGMSRDDLLATNAGIIKGITEEIVKYSPNCTIIMVTNPLDAMVYVAKKVSGFPKNRVIGMAGVLDSARMRTFIAMELGVSVEDVTAFVLGGHGDTMVPLPRYSTVAGIPITELLPADKIEAINERTRKGGGEIVALLKTGSAYYAPSASAVEMAEAIIKDKKRILPCAAYLEGEYHIDGYYMGVPVLLGKNGVEKVIEIELSDDEKKALDHSLDDVKRNVEKLNV, translated from the coding sequence ATGGGTAGGAAAAAGATTACTGTCGTCGGTGCAGGCCATGTAGGAGCGCACTGCGCACTATGGGCTGCGACCAAGGAGCTTGGCGACGTAGTTCTTGTCGATATAGCGGACGGTCTTCCGCAGGGCGTCGGTCTCGATCTGGCGGAAACGGGCCCTGTTGAAGGTTTTGATTCCATTATTGTTGGTACTAATGGTTATGAAGAAACAGCGGAGTCGGATGTCGTAATAATTACGGCAGGACTTGCACGAAAGCCGGGTATGAGCCGTGATGATCTTTTAGCCACTAATGCAGGTATCATTAAGGGGATTACAGAGGAGATTGTCAAGTATTCACCAAATTGTACCATCATTATGGTAACTAATCCTCTTGATGCTATGGTTTATGTTGCAAAAAAAGTGAGCGGTTTTCCAAAAAACAGAGTCATTGGTATGGCTGGCGTGCTTGATTCCGCACGTATGAGAACCTTTATCGCTATGGAACTCGGTGTGTCCGTAGAAGACGTTACTGCTTTTGTTCTTGGTGGTCATGGTGACACGATGGTTCCTCTCCCAAGATATTCTACGGTGGCCGGAATCCCAATTACAGAACTCTTACCTGCCGATAAGATTGAAGCAATCAATGAGCGTACCAGAAAAGGCGGTGGTGAAATTGTAGCGCTTCTTAAAACAGGTAGCGCATATTATGCCCCTTCCGCTTCTGCTGTTGAGATGGCTGAAGCCATAATAAAGGATAAAAAGAGAATTCTTCCCTGTGCGGCTTATCTCGAAGGTGAGTATCATATTGATGGTTACTATATGGGTGTTCCTGTTCTGCTCGGTAAAAATGGAGTAGAAAAGGTCATTGAGATAGAACTTAGTGACGATGAGAAAAAAGCACTTGATCATTCCCTGGATGATGTTAAGAGAAATGTGGAGAAGTTAAACGTCTGA